The genomic region TGGGAGGGGCGGACAACATTGTCCACCTCGTCGCCCGGGACGGCGGTGTCGAGACCTGGCCGAAGCTCGGCAAGGAAGAAGTCGGACGGCGGCTGGTGGCGCGGTTCTCGGAGCTGCTCGCAGCGAGAAGGACGCCATGATCGTCACGGGCGAAAGAACGCCTGGAAACATTTCTCGCGCCCTGCTACCCTATGTTGCACAAGATGGATGAGGCGAGGCCATGTCCAAGAACGATCTGCACGTGGTCCCGCGGGGCGGGAAGTGGAAGGTAAGGAAGGCGGGGGCCACCCGTGCTTCTGCCGTCTTCGATACACAGCACGAAGCGATTGTCCGCGCGAGCGAGATCGCCCGCAGCCAGCAGGCCGAACTCTATATCCACGGTCAGGACGGTCGAATCAGGCAAAAGACCTCGTTCGGCAACGATCCCTATCCTCCGAAGGGATGATGACGTGACAGCCGTCGCGTTTGAGGACTGTGTCTTCATCAACTGCCCGTTTGACGCCGACTACGATCCGCTGCTCCAGGCAATTCTGTTCTGCATTGTCTATCTGGGCCTGACGCCGCGTCTCGCCCGCGAGCGAGCCGACGGCGGGGCCGTGAGACTCGACAAGATCGTCACTCTGATCGAAGGGGCAAAATACTCGATTCACGACTTGAGCCGCTGCCAAGCTCGGAAGAAGGGCGAACATTATCGATTGAACATGCCGTTCGAACTTGGGGTCGATTACGGCTGCCGCAAATATTATGGCGGCAACAGGGCCAGCAAGACAATCCTTATTCTCGAAGAACGCAACTATCGCTATCAGGCGGCTCTCTCCGATCTGGCCGGGTGCGACATCGAGGCTCATGGAGGCAGCTTCGAAACCGCCGTGAGGAAGGTCCGCAACTGGCTGGTCGCCGAGGCTGGCATCAAGGCCCAGGGAGCGGGCGCGATCTTGGACGCCTATGATGCCTTCCAGGGCTGGTACTACAAGAGGCAGCAAGCCGCCGGCTTCTCCGAACAGGACATCCTCGATTACGCAACGCCCGAACTCCTGGCTGCGATGAGGGACTGGGTCGCGTTGGGACGTCCGCTCTGAGCGGTGCCGGATTCCCAGCGGCGGCAAGACGTTCCTTCACGCCGACACGTTTCTTCGCCACCTGCCACGCTTGCTCCGCACGGATTCGTGACCGTCCCTCCACGCGCTTCACAGCGACAGGAGCGACATCATGGCCAAGGCCGCCCGGCACAGCATGGGCACTCCGACGAGCGCGGCCTCGACAGCCGCCACGTCCAGACCGAGCAGTACCGCGACCATGTCGGCGCACACCGAAGCGGCGGCCCCACCGGGCCGATGACGAACGTCTCGGGCGACGCCGGCAGCCCGCGCTCAGATCTGGCGCAGGAACAGGAGGGTCGCGGCGGCGCGGCGGACGACGGGGTTGCGCGCGTAGATCCAGGTCGGTCCGCCCTGGACGACGTTGCGGCTCAGGGCCCGCTTGAA from Methylorubrum populi harbors:
- a CDS encoding DUF2188 domain-containing protein, encoding MSKNDLHVVPRGGKWKVRKAGATRASAVFDTQHEAIVRASEIARSQQAELYIHGQDGRIRQKTSFGNDPYPPKG